The window CGATATTCCGGTGCGCGTCAGTCATCTCTGCCTCGAAGCCCAAAAGATGCAAGCGGAGATGCGCGGTGACTGGGTGCTTGCAGAGATTTTGGATCGTCTTCCGCAGACTTCCACATCGCCGATCTCCATCATCCGCGACGATGATGTCGTGCGCCGCCAAAAGCAACTGCGCAAATTCAACGATCAACGAACGGATCAGATCATCCGTCGCGCTCTTGAAAACGATGCAGAGAAAGAAGAAGATGCGCAGCGGATGTTTTCTGCTGCGTGCGAAACACATGATTTGCTGCGCAACGAACTTCTTTCCCAATACGAACAACACGATCAGGAGGAAATCGAAGCACAGAAAAATGAATTGGAAGACGCACGGAAAGAAGTAGAGGTCTTAGGTTCTCTCGTCATGTGGGGAAAGGATGCGCTCGAAGAAGCACGCCTCGACTTCCTCGGCGAAGAGGGCAGAGAGGCGTGGAGCACGGTCATGTCGTTACGCAAAGATTTGAACGAGGCGAAAGAGTTCAGTGCATCGTTTCAGCTTCCCCCGGATGCCTCAGAGGAAGAGGATGTCGCGATGGGCGAACTCGAGATCGCCATGCACAAGCGCATACAGAAACTCACACAGGAATACAAAGACGCGGCAAAGAAGTTGCAGCCCCATCTCAAAAAACTCAGTGCACGCAGCACACATAAAAACATTCAGCATCGCATAAACGACTACCTTTTCCGGAACGAACTTCCAAAGGCACGCTATCTAAAAGCTCTGAAAAAGTACGCTGATCTTGCAGAGAAAACAAGATGCAAGCTGGATAACGTGCGCTGCGCGTTCGCAGCGCAGAACAAGTATGATCTCATGCGAGACGATCTTTCGATGACGCTCGACGATGTAACATCGATTCTGCGCCATGCGAAGCAGCACGCCGATCATCAGGTGCGCAGCAAAGCAGCGGAGCTTGTTGCTGCACGCAAGGAAGTGCTCTCATACGAGCGCATCATACAGATTGCAGAAAACATCTATGAGCGCGGCGGTATCAAACGACTGCGCGAACGAGAACGCAAACTCGCAAAGAACGAAGAGTATCTTACAAACGACAAGGAAGCACTCACAAATGATGAGCGTGTGTTTATGGCAAAACCGATACCGAACGGTCATGAACTTTTTGGCAGTCAAAAAGCGGCGTATGAAAACGAGAAGCGAGAACTCGCCGATCGTCGGAAAGAACTTTCAGAGAGAGCTATGCGACTTGCGGATGAACGCAGAGAATGTGCCCGTCTGCGCAGCGAGATCGATGCACGTCGCGATACGCCGGAGGCAGAAAGAAAGATCCAGCAGATTGCCGTCGGCATTATGCGCAAGAACTGGTCTGCCGTCATGAACGTAAAAAAAATTGCCGCAGAGCTGGAAGCTCTACAGCAAAAATATGATACCGCCGATGCGCGTGTAAACGCAGTTGAAGCCGAACGCGACAAACGCGGCGGTGCTGCGCGTGTCGTCTCGAAGGGCGGTCGGAGTGGCGGCTCACCGATGGATGATGCACGCGCGATTGCAGATCAGCTGCGCGGCGTGCCGACCACTCAGCTGGTCGCAAAGGATCGTGATGACCGCATGGATGAAAACTGGACGCTGATGTCGGCGTTCGAGCGTGACGAGATCGCTGAAGAATCTGCACGAGGACGGTAACGTCACCGTGATTTTTCCTCGCGCTGCTCTTCCCTCTCCCGCACAGAATCCTTTGCAATATTCCTCGCCCCGCCTTTCTCCATCTCCTTGCGGTGCGGAGATTCGGCGTGCAATGTCTTTTCGATGGCATAGACACCGAATCCGGCTTTCGCCATGCGGCTTGCAACACGCCGTTCTGTTTCCACCGTGCCCTGCACCTTGCCGTCCTCTGTTTCCTGTTTCATGGCATCACGATAAAACTCCGTCGCCGATTGAACCTCATGTGATTTCTTGATAATTTCGTCACGCCGTTGCGTTAGGGCGGTGATGCCTTTGTCGAATACGCCCGCAACGCTGTGAAGCACACCGTCAATCGCCTTGTGCGCCTTTTGCTTCAAATAGCTTTTGACCTTGGTCGGCGCAAGTTTCACGGAGTAGTAGGCTTCTTTTACAGATTCCCGCGATGCAGCAAACATCTCGGATGCAACAATGCGCGGCTGATTCTTTGCCTCTTTGCGCATTGCATCGATAACAGCGAGAAACTCCGTTGATACGGCGATACAGCGGGCAAGCTCCTCGGACGACTGCGCTTTCAATTCGCGCTCACGCTCCAGCTCCTCAATCCGCTGGCGAAGCCCTTCGATCTGCTCCTGATACTCCTTCTCCCGCTGAAGAATGAGTTCGCATCGCTCCTGCATGTAGGCAGCTCCCTCGCGCATGGATTCATGCGCATCGTGAAGTGCCCTGCTGCATTCCGCATCGGACTTGCCTTCGCTCCTTGCATCACCTGCCGCCTCAATCTGCCGGACAATGTTCTCGTGGTGCGTAGCGTAGCCGTCCCATGTCTCCTGATCTGCGCCGCAGGTCTGCTCTGCCTCCTCCACATTCTTCATGCTTGTATGAAGATCGTCGGCGATGCCGCGCAGCTCTTTTATGGCATTGTCGTCCAGAGCCTCCTCAGCCATCGTCAGGCTGTCGGAAATCTCCTGATGATAGTCACTAGAATATCTATCTTTTTCCGCTGTCATCAATAGCTCCTCCTCTTTTTCCTGTTTGAACTTGACAAGATCACTTTCTGTCTTTATACTGGAAGTAACAAGGTTGCCCTTTCTAGCTGCCATGGGGAATTGGACCCCGGCGGGAGCTAGAAAGTTGGTAGCCTTTTTTGTGTGTGCATAAACCAAGTTGCCGTCAATAATATTACGAACATACCAGCGGTAATTGATGTGTCCACCATCTCCTTTGCCATAAACAGATGTCATCATGTTTACGCGCCCTTCATTGCGATCAACATTCAGCTCAAATGGAATGATGATGTTTACGCCACTAGCATCCTTCACATCTAAAACTGCCACTAGACGATCAGGAGACGTACTAGATTTCATAATCATCATTGGATCGGCAAGAGCTCTAGGTATCTGCCGATATACCTCTGTTGTGATTTCAGGGTGATCGTTTTTTATAGCTTTTAATTTAGAAACATCAACGTAAATCGGCAAATCATCCATTCCGACAAACTGTAATGCCAACGGAGTCTGAGCTACCCGTATTGGCAAACTGCCTGAAGTCCGGTCTCCTGAAAACCACTCCTGTATTTCCTTGGTAAAATGATCTTCATCTTTGGTAATTTGAGCATCTTCAAGCTCCTTGATGTATCGCACCGCTCTTTCTCCTCTCTTCGATACATGCTATCTGATATACTGTACAACGAGAGCAGGTTCTCTCACTTCCAGTTCATTCACCGACAAGAGCCGTTTGATTGACGGCTCTTTTTCTGCATTACGGACAATTTCTTTCCCGTAGGATCGATCCTGAGAAATGGCAGCGTAAGGGCTGTTGCGTTGGATTGTGTCAGCGATATTGCTGCGCAGACGGTCGAGCTCAAGATAGGCATCTGCATCATCAGCGAGCGAGGCTTTTATTTCTTCGACAGCAAACTCCATATCTGCCTTTTGCCATCCCCGCTCATCCATCGGCGTATAGCTGGAAATACCGCTTTGATATGCACGCTCACGAAATCCTTGCGCATAATCCCTGTCGCCATAGATACGCTCGTTTTCTTGTGGAACATCCGTCATCGCAAAGACACCGGGATGCGTGCGCATCGTTTCTTCTGTCTGCGCAGCACGATAAAACATCTCCCGAATTTTATCGCAGTACAGCCGATAGGTGTCTTCGCCAACACTTTCCTGTGCTGCTGTGCGAAGCTGCTGCACGCGCTCATCCGCAAGCGGCGTAAGGACAAAATCCCCCTTATGCACGTTCAGTTCCTGCTCGACAAATCCGACATCTGCCACGCGGAAGATGCGCCCATCTGTTTCGATGAGATCACCTTCCTCAAGAAAGCGTCCTTCCTGCGGCGGGCGCACAGCATAATGTGCAAGAATCTGATCGAGACCATGCTCGCGCATCATGTCAGTACGGACATAGTTCTCTTGCGCGGTGATTTCGTAGTCA of the Selenomonas dianae genome contains:
- a CDS encoding MobA/MobL family protein translates to MACYHFRLKSDKKPNGMRVSSAEHISYVNREGKYQDADSRFILQTGSYKNTIYGTHPILSLPKKPMLLYSSPFGNIKLDAHGIHVSHGASIETQAIALRTAQKIFGDELGVHGDEGFTRNLLIAERDLQLGAHFSDADLERANEKMQKEREEIEWQRGLAQGSAISARRYTGADSDGGTFGRSGLARIRGDWKSGADGFDISVFQSDAPQSTIETLTQKGLHLHVLPGGNVAHKRRRTHLFLSDDEKRMLYLDGGRRESNLAMRWSLSRGRRGEIEKAADSILGVLQKNVDGDFAFAHLQYINREAAFTNRGGCVATGHHLPQWANDSPLRFFHAADRFERSNGERYKEIVFSLPQELTTEQNREIIDRFLEKHLKGHYYAWAIHEKIGAMSGGERHPHVHIMFSTRELDAIERTKERTPETFFKRANTNTPERGGCPKAEKWVGKDRREYLLTMREDYARIQNDVLEKYDIPVRVSHLCLEAQKMQAEMRGDWVLAEILDRLPQTSTSPISIIRDDDVVRRQKQLRKFNDQRTDQIIRRALENDAEKEEDAQRMFSAACETHDLLRNELLSQYEQHDQEEIEAQKNELEDARKEVEVLGSLVMWGKDALEEARLDFLGEEGREAWSTVMSLRKDLNEAKEFSASFQLPPDASEEEDVAMGELEIAMHKRIQKLTQEYKDAAKKLQPHLKKLSARSTHKNIQHRINDYLFRNELPKARYLKALKKYADLAEKTRCKLDNVRCAFAAQNKYDLMRDDLSMTLDDVTSILRHAKQHADHQVRSKAAELVAARKEVLSYERIIQIAENIYERGGIKRLRERERKLAKNEEYLTNDKEALTNDERVFMAKPIPNGHELFGSQKAAYENEKRELADRRKELSERAMRLADERRECARLRSEIDARRDTPEAERKIQQIAVGIMRKNWSAVMNVKKIAAELEALQQKYDTADARVNAVEAERDKRGGAARVVSKGGRSGGSPMDDARAIADQLRGVPTTQLVAKDRDDRMDENWTLMSAFERDEIAEESARGR
- a CDS encoding MuF-C-terminal domain-containing protein; this encodes MRYIKELEDAQITKDEDHFTKEIQEWFSGDRTSGSLPIRVAQTPLALQFVGMDDLPIYVDVSKLKAIKNDHPEITTEVYRQIPRALADPMMIMKSSTSPDRLVAVLDVKDASGVNIIIPFELNVDRNEGRVNMMTSVYGKGDGGHINYRWYVRNIIDGNLVYAHTKKATNFLAPAGVQFPMAARKGNLVTSSIKTESDLVKFKQEKEEELLMTAEKDRYSSDYHQEISDSLTMAEEALDDNAIKELRGIADDLHTSMKNVEEAEQTCGADQETWDGYATHHENIVRQIEAAGDARSEGKSDAECSRALHDAHESMREGAAYMQERCELILQREKEYQEQIEGLRQRIEELERERELKAQSSEELARCIAVSTEFLAVIDAMRKEAKNQPRIVASEMFAASRESVKEAYYSVKLAPTKVKSYLKQKAHKAIDGVLHSVAGVFDKGITALTQRRDEIIKKSHEVQSATEFYRDAMKQETEDGKVQGTVETERRVASRMAKAGFGVYAIEKTLHAESPHRKEMEKGGARNIAKDSVREREEQREEKSR